A genomic segment from Synchiropus splendidus isolate RoL2022-P1 chromosome 18, RoL_Sspl_1.0, whole genome shotgun sequence encodes:
- the tardbpa gene encoding TAR DNA binding protein, like isoform X2 codes for MAELYIRVAEDESEEPMEIPSEDDGTVLLSSVAAQFPGACGLRYRNPESQCMRGVRLVEGVLHAPENDWGNLVYVVNYPKDNKRKMEEIDAASAVKIKRGFQKTSDLIVLGLPWKTTEQDLKDYFSTFGEVIMVQIKRDAKTGNSKGFGFVRFTDYETQAKVIAQRHMIDGRWCDCKLPNSKACPDEPMRSRKIFVGRCTEDMTPDDLRQYFMQYGEVTDVFIPKPFRAFAFVTFADDQVAQALCGEDLIVKGVSVHISNAEPKHNNSRLMMERGRFGAGGFNQGYGSNRGGLGSSSGGVNFGALGLNPAMVAAAQAALQSSWGMMGMLANQQGLTTTAGTATTTRDQTYSSASTSYSSPSSASLGWAAGANTASTGGFSSGFGGSMESKSSNWGM; via the exons ATGGCCGAGTTGTATATTCGCGTGGCCGAAGACGAGAGCGAGGAGCCCATGGAGATCCCTTCCGAGGACGACGGCACGGTTCTGCTGTCGTCCGTGGCCGCCCAGTTCCCTGGCGCTTGTGGGCTGAGATACAGAAACCCCGAATCGCAGTGTATGAGGGGGGTTCGCTTGGTGGAAGGGGTTCTGCACGCTCCCGAGAACGACTGGGGGAACCTGGTCTATGTCGTCAACTACCCTAAAG acaacaaaagaaaaatggaagaaaTAGATGCAGCATCAGCTGTGAAGATCAAAAGAGGCTTTCAGAAGACATCAGATCTCATTGTTCTCGGGCTGCCGTGGAAAACAACAGAGCAAGACTTGAAAGATTATTTCAGCACCTTTGGCGAGGTCATCATGGTGCAG ATCAAGAGAGATGCAAAGACTGGGAACTCTAAAGGTTTCGGCTTCGTGCGATTCACCGACTATGAGACGCAGGCGAAGGTTATCGCTCAGAGACACATGATTGACGGCCGGTGGTGTGACTGCAaactacccaactcaaag GCCTGTCCTGACGAACCGATGCGTAGCCGAAAAATATTTGTTGGCCGTTGCACTGAGGACATGACTCCAGATGACCTGAGACAGTACTTCATGCAGTACGGCGAAGTCACAGACGTCTTTATCCCAAAACCTTTCCGAGCGTTTGCATTTGTCACATTTGCTGATGACCAG GTGGCCCAGGCTTTGTGTGGAGAAGACTTGATCGTTAAGGGCGTCAGCGTCCACATCTCCAATGCCGAACCCAAACACAATAATAGTAGGCTAATGATGGAGCGAGGGCGGTTTGGGGCTGGCGGGTTTAACCAGGGTTACGGTAGCAATCGCGGGGGTcttggcagcagcagcggcggggTTAACTTTGGAGCACTGGGGCTTAACCCAGCGATGGTGGCTGCCGCTCAGGCTGCCCTGCAGAGCAGCTGGGGGATGATGGGCATGCTGGCTAACCAGCAGGGGCTGACCACCACAGCTGGCACGGCCACCACCACACGAGACCAGACGTACAGCTCAGCCAGCACCAGTTACAGCAGCCCCAGCTCTGCGAGTCTGGGATGGGCTGCTGGGGCCAACACGGCTTCCACTGGGGGCTTCAGCTCTGGTTTTGGTGGCTCCATGGAGTCCAAGTCCTCGAACTGGGGAATGTAG
- the tardbpa gene encoding TAR DNA binding protein, like isoform X3 has product MAELYIRVAEDESEEPMEIPSEDDGTVLLSSVAAQFPGACGLRYRNPESQCMRGVRLVEGVLHAPENDWGNLVYVVNYPKDNKRKMEEIDAASAVKIKRGFQKTSDLIVLGLPWKTTEQDLKDYFSTFGEVIMVQIKRDAKTGNSKGFGFVRFTDYETQAKVIAQRHMIDGRWCDCKLPNSKAFMFPQACPDEPMRSRKIFVGRCTEDMTPDDLRQYFMQYGEVTDVFIPKPFRAFAFVTFADDQVAQALCGEDLIVKGVSVHISNAEPKHNNIHQLFRNFPGGSASLAALFGRSQYHYPSSHV; this is encoded by the exons ATGGCCGAGTTGTATATTCGCGTGGCCGAAGACGAGAGCGAGGAGCCCATGGAGATCCCTTCCGAGGACGACGGCACGGTTCTGCTGTCGTCCGTGGCCGCCCAGTTCCCTGGCGCTTGTGGGCTGAGATACAGAAACCCCGAATCGCAGTGTATGAGGGGGGTTCGCTTGGTGGAAGGGGTTCTGCACGCTCCCGAGAACGACTGGGGGAACCTGGTCTATGTCGTCAACTACCCTAAAG acaacaaaagaaaaatggaagaaaTAGATGCAGCATCAGCTGTGAAGATCAAAAGAGGCTTTCAGAAGACATCAGATCTCATTGTTCTCGGGCTGCCGTGGAAAACAACAGAGCAAGACTTGAAAGATTATTTCAGCACCTTTGGCGAGGTCATCATGGTGCAG ATCAAGAGAGATGCAAAGACTGGGAACTCTAAAGGTTTCGGCTTCGTGCGATTCACCGACTATGAGACGCAGGCGAAGGTTATCGCTCAGAGACACATGATTGACGGCCGGTGGTGTGACTGCAaactacccaactcaaag GCCTTTATGTTTCCTCAGGCCTGTCCTGACGAACCGATGCGTAGCCGAAAAATATTTGTTGGCCGTTGCACTGAGGACATGACTCCAGATGACCTGAGACAGTACTTCATGCAGTACGGCGAAGTCACAGACGTCTTTATCCCAAAACCTTTCCGAGCGTTTGCATTTGTCACATTTGCTGATGACCAG GTGGCCCAGGCTTTGTGTGGAGAAGACTTGATCGTTAAGGGCGTCAGCGTCCACATCTCCAATGCCGAACCCAAACACAATAATA TTCACCAACTCTTTCGCAATTTCCCGGGAGGGAGCGCCTCATTGGCAGCACTGTTCGGCAGATCTCAGTATCATTACCCCTCCTCCCATGTCTAA
- the tardbpa gene encoding TAR DNA binding protein, like isoform X1 yields MAELYIRVAEDESEEPMEIPSEDDGTVLLSSVAAQFPGACGLRYRNPESQCMRGVRLVEGVLHAPENDWGNLVYVVNYPKDNKRKMEEIDAASAVKIKRGFQKTSDLIVLGLPWKTTEQDLKDYFSTFGEVIMVQIKRDAKTGNSKGFGFVRFTDYETQAKVIAQRHMIDGRWCDCKLPNSKAFMFPQACPDEPMRSRKIFVGRCTEDMTPDDLRQYFMQYGEVTDVFIPKPFRAFAFVTFADDQVAQALCGEDLIVKGVSVHISNAEPKHNNSRLMMERGRFGAGGFNQGYGSNRGGLGSSSGGVNFGALGLNPAMVAAAQAALQSSWGMMGMLANQQGLTTTAGTATTTRDQTYSSASTSYSSPSSASLGWAAGANTASTGGFSSGFGGSMESKSSNWGM; encoded by the exons ATGGCCGAGTTGTATATTCGCGTGGCCGAAGACGAGAGCGAGGAGCCCATGGAGATCCCTTCCGAGGACGACGGCACGGTTCTGCTGTCGTCCGTGGCCGCCCAGTTCCCTGGCGCTTGTGGGCTGAGATACAGAAACCCCGAATCGCAGTGTATGAGGGGGGTTCGCTTGGTGGAAGGGGTTCTGCACGCTCCCGAGAACGACTGGGGGAACCTGGTCTATGTCGTCAACTACCCTAAAG acaacaaaagaaaaatggaagaaaTAGATGCAGCATCAGCTGTGAAGATCAAAAGAGGCTTTCAGAAGACATCAGATCTCATTGTTCTCGGGCTGCCGTGGAAAACAACAGAGCAAGACTTGAAAGATTATTTCAGCACCTTTGGCGAGGTCATCATGGTGCAG ATCAAGAGAGATGCAAAGACTGGGAACTCTAAAGGTTTCGGCTTCGTGCGATTCACCGACTATGAGACGCAGGCGAAGGTTATCGCTCAGAGACACATGATTGACGGCCGGTGGTGTGACTGCAaactacccaactcaaag GCCTTTATGTTTCCTCAGGCCTGTCCTGACGAACCGATGCGTAGCCGAAAAATATTTGTTGGCCGTTGCACTGAGGACATGACTCCAGATGACCTGAGACAGTACTTCATGCAGTACGGCGAAGTCACAGACGTCTTTATCCCAAAACCTTTCCGAGCGTTTGCATTTGTCACATTTGCTGATGACCAG GTGGCCCAGGCTTTGTGTGGAGAAGACTTGATCGTTAAGGGCGTCAGCGTCCACATCTCCAATGCCGAACCCAAACACAATAATAGTAGGCTAATGATGGAGCGAGGGCGGTTTGGGGCTGGCGGGTTTAACCAGGGTTACGGTAGCAATCGCGGGGGTcttggcagcagcagcggcggggTTAACTTTGGAGCACTGGGGCTTAACCCAGCGATGGTGGCTGCCGCTCAGGCTGCCCTGCAGAGCAGCTGGGGGATGATGGGCATGCTGGCTAACCAGCAGGGGCTGACCACCACAGCTGGCACGGCCACCACCACACGAGACCAGACGTACAGCTCAGCCAGCACCAGTTACAGCAGCCCCAGCTCTGCGAGTCTGGGATGGGCTGCTGGGGCCAACACGGCTTCCACTGGGGGCTTCAGCTCTGGTTTTGGTGGCTCCATGGAGTCCAAGTCCTCGAACTGGGGAATGTAG
- the pgd gene encoding 6-phosphogluconate dehydrogenase, decarboxylating → MAEADIALIGLAVMGQNLIMNMNDHGFVVCAYNRTVSKVHDFLQNQAKGSKVIGAESLEDMVAKLKKPRRVILLVKAGQAVDDFIDKLVPLLEAGDIIIDGGNSEYRDSTRRCKSLKQKNLLFVGSGVSGGEDGARYGPSLMPGGHQEAWPHIKDIFQSIAAKVGTGEPCCDWVGDEGAGHFVKMVHNGIEYGDMQLICEAYHLMKDVLGMDHDEMAQAFEDWNKTELDSFLIEITANILKYRDADGEHLLPKIRDSAGQKGTGKWTAISSLEYGTPVTLIGEAVFARCLSSLKDERVEASGSLPGPQEVKFSGDKAAFLEDIRKALYASKIISYAQGFMLLRQAAKEFDWKLNYGAIALMWRGGCIIRSVFLGKIKEAFDRNAELRNLLLDDFFMNAVQNCQESWRRTVSTGVQHGIPMPCFTTALSFYDGYRHEQLPANLLQAQRDYFGAHTYELLSKPGHYIHTNWTGHGGNVSSSSYNA, encoded by the exons ATGGCGGA AGCTGATATTGCACTGATCGGACTGGCTGTCATGGGCCAGAACCTCATCATGAACATGAACGACCACGGCTTTGTG GTCTGTGCCTACAACCGGACCGTGTCCAAGGTGCATGACTTCCTGCAGAACCAAGCCAAAGGGTCAAAGGTGATCGGAGCCGAGTCCCTGGAGGACATGGTGGCCAAGCTGAAGAAGCCCAGGAGGGTGATCCTGCTGGTGAAAGCTGGACAGGCTGTGGACGACTTCATTGACAAACTG GTTCCGCTGCTGGAGGCTGGAGATATCATCATCGACGGAGGAAACTCTGAATACAGAGACTCAACA CGACGCTGCAAGAGCCTGAAACAGAAGAACCTACTCTTCGTGGGGAGTGGTGTCAGTGGTGGAGAGGACGGGGCGCGTTATGGACCCTCACTCATGCCAGGAGGCCACCAGGAAGCCTG GCCGCACATCAAGGACATCTTCCAGAGCATTGCTGCCAAGGTGGGGACTGGAGAGCCGTGCTGTGACTGG GTAGGAGATGAAGGCGCCGGCCATTTTGTGAAAATGGTGCACAATGGCATCGAGTACGGAGACATGCAGTTGATCTGTGAGGCGTACCACCTGATGAAGGACGTCCTGGGGATGGACCACGATGAGATGGCTCAG GCCTTCGAGGACTGGAACAAGACGGAGCTGGACTCCTTCCTGATCGAGATCACGGCCAACATCCTGAAATACAGAGACGCGGACGGCGAGCACCTGCTGCCCAAGATCCGGGACAGCGCCGGGCAGAAGGGCACGGGCAAGTGGACGGCCATCTCCTCCCTGGAGTACGGCACGCCCGTCACTCTGATCG GTGAAGCCGTCTTTGCCAGATGCCTGTCGTCTCTGAAGGACGAGCGGGTGGAGGCCAGTGGCAGCCTGCCAGGGCCGCAGGAGGTCAAGTTCAGCGGCGACAAGGCCGCCTTCCTGGAGGACATCAGGAAG GCTCTCTATGCCTCCAAAATCATCTCCTACGCCCAGGGCTTCATGTTGCTCCGCCAGGCAGCCAAAGAGTTCGACTGGAAGCTCAACTACGGCGCCATCGCGCTGATGTGGCGCGGCGGCTGCATCATCAGGAG CGTCTTCCTGGGAAAGATCAAAGAGGCGTTCGACCGAAACGCCGAGCTGCGGAACCTGCTGCTGGACGACTTCTTCATGAACGCCGTGCAGAACTGCCAG GAGTCGTGGCGCAGGACGGTCAGCACCGGGGTCCAGCATGGGATCCCCATGCCGTGTTTCACCACTGCCCTCTCTTTCTACGACGGCTACAGACACGAGCAGCTGCCGGCgaacctgctgcag GCCCAGAGAGATTATTTTGGCGCTCACACCTACGAGCTCCTTTCTAAACCGGGTCACTACATCCACACGAACTGGACGGGCCACGGAGGGAACGTCTCCTCCTCGTCCTACAATGCCTGA
- the tardbpa gene encoding TAR DNA binding protein, like isoform X4, which produces MAELYIRVAEDESEEPMEIPSEDDGTVLLSSVAAQFPGACGLRYRNPESQCMRGVRLVEGVLHAPENDWGNLVYVVNYPKDNKRKMEEIDAASAVKIKRGFQKTSDLIVLGLPWKTTEQDLKDYFSTFGEVIMVQIKRDAKTGNSKGFGFVRFTDYETQAKVIAQRHMIDGRWCDCKLPNSKACPDEPMRSRKIFVGRCTEDMTPDDLRQYFMQYGEVTDVFIPKPFRAFAFVTFADDQVAQALCGEDLIVKGVSVHISNAEPKHNNIHQLFRNFPGGSASLAALFGRSQYHYPSSHV; this is translated from the exons ATGGCCGAGTTGTATATTCGCGTGGCCGAAGACGAGAGCGAGGAGCCCATGGAGATCCCTTCCGAGGACGACGGCACGGTTCTGCTGTCGTCCGTGGCCGCCCAGTTCCCTGGCGCTTGTGGGCTGAGATACAGAAACCCCGAATCGCAGTGTATGAGGGGGGTTCGCTTGGTGGAAGGGGTTCTGCACGCTCCCGAGAACGACTGGGGGAACCTGGTCTATGTCGTCAACTACCCTAAAG acaacaaaagaaaaatggaagaaaTAGATGCAGCATCAGCTGTGAAGATCAAAAGAGGCTTTCAGAAGACATCAGATCTCATTGTTCTCGGGCTGCCGTGGAAAACAACAGAGCAAGACTTGAAAGATTATTTCAGCACCTTTGGCGAGGTCATCATGGTGCAG ATCAAGAGAGATGCAAAGACTGGGAACTCTAAAGGTTTCGGCTTCGTGCGATTCACCGACTATGAGACGCAGGCGAAGGTTATCGCTCAGAGACACATGATTGACGGCCGGTGGTGTGACTGCAaactacccaactcaaag GCCTGTCCTGACGAACCGATGCGTAGCCGAAAAATATTTGTTGGCCGTTGCACTGAGGACATGACTCCAGATGACCTGAGACAGTACTTCATGCAGTACGGCGAAGTCACAGACGTCTTTATCCCAAAACCTTTCCGAGCGTTTGCATTTGTCACATTTGCTGATGACCAG GTGGCCCAGGCTTTGTGTGGAGAAGACTTGATCGTTAAGGGCGTCAGCGTCCACATCTCCAATGCCGAACCCAAACACAATAATA TTCACCAACTCTTTCGCAATTTCCCGGGAGGGAGCGCCTCATTGGCAGCACTGTTCGGCAGATCTCAGTATCATTACCCCTCCTCCCATGTCTAA